A single window of Arvicanthis niloticus isolate mArvNil1 chromosome X, mArvNil1.pat.X, whole genome shotgun sequence DNA harbors:
- the Gpr50 gene encoding melatonin-related receptor: MATVPKSNMGPTKAVPTPFGCIGCKLPKPDYPPALIIFMFCAMVITVVADLIGNSMVILAVTKNKKLRNSGNIFVVSLSVADMLVAVYPYPLMLYAMSVGGWDLTQLQCQMVGLVTGLSVVGSIFNITAIAINRYCYICHSLQYKRIFSLRNTCIYLVITWVMTVLAVLPNMYIGTIEYDPRTYTCIFNYVNNPAFTVTIVCIHFVLPLIIVGYCYTKIWIKVLAARDPAGQNPDNQFAEVRNFLTMFVIFLLFAVCWCPVNVLTVLVAVIPKEMAGKIPNWLYLAAYCIAYFSSCLNAIVYGILNESFRREYWTIFHAMRHPILFISHLISDIREIWETRALTRARVHTGEQVREQERARACLAVEGTPRNIRNVLLPGDATASHSDRASVRPKPQTRSTSVYRKPASSIHHKSISGHPKSASVYRKAVSSVHCKPASVRFKPSSVHFKGDSVYFKGDTVHFRAASKLVTSHHISAGPSTSHPTSMAGYIKSGTSHSASTTVDYLEPATTSHSGLTAVDLPEVSASHCLEMTTTGHLKPDIPASILPTVSLELAATSDTPPDTTVIPIATSDYRKVVLIDDDSVDSDCSDEMAV, from the exons ATGGCTACGGTCCCCAAGAGCAACATGGGACCGACAAAGGCGGTTCCCACCCCATTCGGCTGCATTGGCTGTAAGCTGCCAAAGCCTGACTACCCACCAGCGCTAATCATCTTCATGTTCTGTGCAATGGTCATCACTGTGGTCGCAGACCTGATCGGAAACTCCATGGTCATTTTGGCTGTGACCAAGAACAAGAAGCTCCGAAATTCTG GTAACATCTTTGTGGTCAGCCTCTCTGTGGCAGACATGCTGGTGGCCGTCTACCCCTACCCGTTGATGCTGTATGCCATGTCAGTTGGGGGCTGGGACCTGACTCAGCTCCAGTGCCAGATGGTTGGGTTGGTCACAGGACTGAGTGTAGTCGGTTCCATCTTCAACATTACTGCCATTGCCATCAACCGTTACTGCTACATCTGCCACAGCCTCCAATACAAGCGGATCTTCAGCCTGCGCAATACTTGCATCTATCTGGTCATTACCTGGGTCATgactgtcctggctgtcctgcctAACATGTACATTGGCACCATTGAGTATGACCCTCGCACCTACACCTGTATCTTCAACTATGTGAACAACCCTGCCTTTACTGTGACCATTGTCTGCATCCACTTCGTCCTCCCTCTGATCATAGTCGGTTATTGCTACACGAAAATCTGGATCAAAGTGCTGGCAGCCCGTGACCCAGCTGGACAGAATCCTGACAACCAGTTTGCTGAGGTTCGAAATTTTCTAACCATGTTTGTGATCTTCCTCCTTTTTGCAGTGTGCTGGTGCCCTGTCAATGTGCTCACTGTGTTGGTGGCTGTCATTCCAAAGGAAATGGCAGGCAAGATCCCCAACTGGCTTTATCTTGCAGCCTACTGCATAGCCTACTTCAGCAGCTGCCTCAACGCCATCGTCTATGGTATCCTCAATGAGAGTTTCCGGAGAGAATACTGGACCATCTTCCATGCTATGCGGCACCCTATCCTGTTCATCTCTCACCTCATCAGTGATATTCGGGAGATTTGGGAGACCCGAGCTCTCACTCGTGCCCGTGTCCATACCGGTGAACAAGTCCGAGAACAAGAGCGTGCTCGTGCCTGTCTTGCTGTGGAGGGAACCCCGAGGAACATCCGGAATGTTCTACTGCCTGGTGATGCAACAGCATCCCACTCTGATCGTGCCTCTGTCCGTCCCAAGCCCCAAACCAGGTCTACTTCTGTCTACCGCAAACCTGCCTCCTCTATCCACCACAAATCTATTTCTGGGCACCCCAAGTCTGCCTCTGTCTACCGTAAGGCAGTGTCCTCTGTCCATTGCAAGCCTGCCTCTGTCCGTTTCAAACCCTCCTCTGTTCATTTCAAGGGCGATTCTGTCTATTTCAAGGGAGACACTGTTCATTTCAGGGCTGCTTCCAAACTTGTCACTAGTCACCATATCTCTGCTGGCCCTTCTACCAGTCACCCTACATCCATGGCTGGCTACATTAAATCTGGTACCAGCCACTCTGCGAGCACCACTGTTGACTATCTCGAACCTGCCACCACCAGCCACTCTGGGCTCACTGCTGTTGACCTCCCTGAGGTCTCAGCTTCCCATTGTCTTGAGATGACCACCACTGGCCACCTCAAACCTGACATTCCTGcctccatccttcccactgtatccCTTGAGCTTGCTGCCACCTCTGACACCCCTCCTGACACCACTGTAATTCCCATTGCCACTAGCGATTACCGCAAGGTTGTGCTGATTGATGATGATTCTGTTGATTCTGATTGTTCTGATGAGATGGCTGTGTGA